The following coding sequences are from one Kallotenue papyrolyticum window:
- a CDS encoding RHS repeat domain-containing protein, with the protein MDGTRAEQYTYNAADQVVGWTYDATGNLLNDGTTTYVYDALGRLTSTTHSGSTTTHSYNGEGVLVAQTTSSTTTHYTQDLVAPLSQILQRQQGTQRTDYVYGRERLLALDGTAQTWYGSDALGSVRQTLSSSGAALSKLHYDPWGMPQGGATPPTFGFTGELQDGASGLVYLRARWYQPQHGRFTSRDPFAGWQRKPPSLHPYLYSYNDPINRIDPSGRASRECQSLPAQPVGKSECQRVIDVIRQVVSLLEPRSFRDTAEVEAYRALYAGRHLWNDRITVVLAMYFTGMRERTAKLAIVEPVASLWFLREDNRAGRLRERFMFRPGDGWEYNAGCTACSLIPGLPDPCPAKVTGVTAANRQPSARDQLVYGFKPDLWSNSHHYFFGFVYGASLGKRGGHFINEMFEEVYTPPTSRNPIDVKVGNRAAAIGWAFASNNITPHRLASILETELCLSASKIAYLRRKMVQERN; encoded by the coding sequence GTGGACGGCACGCGCGCGGAGCAGTACACCTACAACGCGGCGGATCAGGTGGTCGGCTGGACGTACGATGCGACCGGCAACCTGCTGAATGACGGCACGACGACCTATGTTTACGACGCGCTCGGCCGGCTCACCAGCACGACGCACAGCGGTTCAACAACGACTCACAGCTACAACGGCGAAGGCGTGCTGGTCGCGCAGACGACGAGCAGCACCACGACGCACTACACGCAGGATCTGGTCGCGCCGCTGAGTCAGATCCTCCAACGGCAGCAGGGCACGCAGCGCACGGACTACGTGTACGGTCGCGAGCGGCTGCTGGCGCTGGACGGCACAGCGCAGACGTGGTACGGTAGCGACGCGCTGGGCAGCGTGCGCCAGACGTTGAGTAGCAGTGGGGCGGCGCTGTCGAAGCTGCACTATGACCCGTGGGGCATGCCGCAGGGTGGTGCGACACCGCCGACGTTTGGCTTCACGGGGGAGCTGCAGGATGGGGCGAGTGGGCTGGTCTACCTGCGCGCGCGCTGGTATCAGCCACAGCACGGGCGGTTTACAAGCCGCGATCCGTTCGCGGGGTGGCAAAGGAAACCTCCGAGCTTACATCCTTACCTGTACAGCTACAACGACCCGATTAACCGGATCGATCCATCAGGTCGTGCTAGTCGTGAGTGCCAATCACTGCCGGCTCAACCTGTAGGCAAGAGTGAATGTCAACGGGTGATTGACGTGATCCGGCAAGTAGTAAGCTTGTTGGAGCCTCGCTCTTTTCGTGACACAGCAGAGGTCGAAGCTTATCGGGCCCTCTACGCAGGGCGACATCTCTGGAATGACCGGATCACCGTTGTACTAGCAATGTACTTCACTGGTATGCGAGAGCGGACAGCAAAACTGGCTATAGTAGAACCCGTTGCTTCTCTCTGGTTCCTACGGGAGGACAATCGAGCTGGCCGACTTCGCGAACGATTCATGTTCCGGCCCGGGGATGGATGGGAGTATAATGCGGGGTGCACTGCATGTAGCCTAATTCCGGGTCTTCCAGATCCATGTCCGGCTAAAGTCACCGGTGTTACAGCTGCTAATCGCCAGCCATCAGCGCGGGATCAACTAGTGTATGGATTCAAGCCTGACCTTTGGTCCAACAGCCACCACTACTTCTTCGGCTTTGTCTATGGAGCATCTCTAGGTAAACGCGGAGGACATTTTATAAATGAGATGTTTGAAGAAGTGTATACACCGCCCACGAGTCGGAATCCTATTGATGTCAAGGTCGGCAACCGAGCTGCAGCTATCGGCTGGGCATTTGCGAGCAACAACATTACACCGCATCGACTTGCTAGCATCCTTGAAACAGAATTGTGCTTAAGTGCAAGCAAGATTGCATATCTGCGACGTAAAATGGTGCAAGAACGAAACTAG